The nucleotide sequence AGAGTGTCCCAGGCGGTCCAGAATCGATCGGGAGTCGTCCAGACGACTTGGACGCTCTCGCTCGCGGTCAGGATTCCGCGGAACTCTCGGACGAGGTGGCCCGGACCGCGTTGCCGCAGGTAGGTCACGGCCTCGTCCAGCACATAGTCGGTAGTTACGAGGCGGCCGTGGACGCCACGGGCAAGCTCCCCCTGGAACGCACGTGCCCGCCGATGGAATCCGTCCCGTTGGTCCAGCAACGCGATCCACGCGCCGGAATCGATGAATATCATCGCTTCCGGTGGTAGAGCAGCTTGTCGTGGTCGCGGGACCCCCAGGTTGTCTTTCCACTCACCCGAATCAGCGGGAAGGAGTGGAACACCGGATCCTGAGGGTTCACCCGGTCGGGCAGAAGGTGGGCACGGAGTGCTTCGCGCGCGACCTCCTTCATGGTCTTTCCCTCGGCTGCGGCCCGATGTCGCAGGAGCTGGTACTCCTCCTCACCCACCGCGGTCTGCACGAGTTTCATGGTTCATGTTACATGTAACATGGTCTATATGACCTGGAGGACCCGTCATTCGATGCGGGTACACGGCGCAGATTCACCCCGCTCTCGCGGTGGGTCGTCGAACCTGCGCCGACCTCCTCCGGCTCACGGCGACATCAGCGCGAAGGGGTAATGCGATCCCAAGCAGGCTCGCCTCGGAACACAGTGTCCCGACGACCGTACGAATGGACACGGGGGGATTTGAACCCCCGACCTCTGCTTTGCGAAAGCAGCGATCTTCCGCTGATCTACGTGCCCGCAGTCGCGGAGGAGGACGTGGGCCCCTTAAGAATTGCCCGTGCGCGTGGACCTTCCTACAATCCCGCGCTACTTCGGCGCCGACGGCTCGCCCCGGAGGAGGCGCGTCCATGCGACGAAGGCGACCAAGAGCGCCCGCACGTGCTCCCGCGCATCCGAGTCCGTCAGATTCCCCTGCGCATCGAACTTCTTGGAGTTGAACGTCACCTGCACCTCGGGCTGGGAGAGCGGATGCATGTTCAGCGTGACGAACGACTGGCGCAAGTGCAGCTGGGCCCGGCCCGTGCCCATCATGCCCACCGAGGCCCCGATCATCGCCACGGGTTTGTCCGGCCAAACGTTGTCGGTCGGGGGCCGCGATGCCCAATCGATCGCGTTCTTGAGGACGCCGGCAACACTGTAATTGTACTCGGGCACCGCGAAGAGGATGGCGTCCGCCGCGCGGACTTTCGACTTGAACGATCGCACCGCATCGACCGGGGCAAGCTCCTCGTCCTGGTTGTACGGTGGGATCCCATGCAAGGTGACGATCTCGAGCTCGGTGTCCGGCGGCAGGACTCCGGCTGCCGCTCGCAATAGCCCGGTGTTCGTGGAATGCGTACGCAGGCTACCGGAGATCCCTAGGATGTGCACGGTGCTCGGCATCGCGTCGTCCTCGGGAGCAGGAGAGACCCGCGGGTTTTAACCCCGGCCCCTGCCACGAGATCCGGCGCAGAGACGGGCGCTGTCGATTCAACATACCGCGAGCGCGGCGGACGTGGCTCGCGGCGGCGACCGGTCGGTCCCGTCGCTCGCCGTGGACGGGCCCGACCCGGGACCCGCCGGGCGGCTCGACGAGGTAGGGGGAGCGCGGGGGGGAGCCGTGCGGCGGATCGCGACCACCAGATGATCGTCGGCATCGTACCGGAAGAGTTCCGCGTACCGTCCCCAATTGACGATGTTCTGGACGACCTCATCGGACGGGGCCGTCGTGAACTCGACGAGGCGCAGGAGCTCGGAATCGGTGAGCCGGTGCCCCGGTGCGCTCTCAAGGGCGCGCATGAGCGTTCGGAACAGAGTGGTGCGGCGCAACTGGTCCCGCACGACGGCCTTGCGTTCCCGGATCGTCCCGGCGAGGAAGCGGCGTCCGGTATCCGTCAGCGTCGAGCGGCCGTCGTTCACCTGGACGAAGTCGAGCGCCTCGGCGAAGTCGAGCGACGGAAGGATCTCGTCGATCTCCAGGTCGAGGTCGTCGGCGAGGCGAGCGACGTCCTCGTCCCCCTTGTGGGAATCCAGCAGTACCAACAGGCCCGTCATTTCGCTCGGGGAACATTTGGGATAGGTTGTCGGCACGGTCGCTCTCTACAGACTGGTGTGTCTACGGAAAATTGGTCTATAAGGATTCGTGCTCGGGCGCTCCGGTACTCGGTGCGCTCGGCAGGGCTGTCCCCTTCGCCGCAGGTCCGTTCGGGGCGCTGGGTCCTTCCGTGATGAGGGAGTAGACCCGGTCCGTCAGCTCGTAGAACGCCTCCGACTTGCGGTCCCGGGGCCGCGGCAACTCGACCCGGACGTCCGCGAGAACGTGCGCCGGTCGGTGCGACAGGACGAGGACCCGATCGGCGAGGAGGATCGCCTCCTCGATGTTATGGGTGACCAGCAGCACGGCGTCCGGGGGCAGCTGCGGGTCCCTCCACAGCTGCAGAACCTCCTCTCGGAGCCCCTCGGCGGTGAGCGGGTCGAGGGCGCTGAACGGTTCATCCATCAACAGGACGGCCGGCTCGACCGCGAGCGCCCGCGCGAGCCCGACCCGCTGGCGCATGCCGCCGGAGAGCTCGCGCGGGTAGGCCTCCTCGAACCCCACGAGCCCGGTCACGGAGATGTACCGCTCGACCGACGCGGCCGTGCGGGCGCGATCCCAGCCGAGCGCCTCCAGCCCGAAGGCCACGTTCTGCTGGACGGTGAGCCACGGATAGAGCGCGAAGTTCTGGAAGACCATCGCCATGCCCGGGATGACGCCCTGGACGGGGCGATCCCGAAAGCGGATCTCCCCGGCGGTCGTGCGATCCAGCCCCTGGACCAGGCGCAGGAGCGTCGACTTTCCGCACCCGGACGGCCCGACGATCGCCAGGAAGTCCGAATCCGCGACGTCGAAGGAGATGTCCTGCATGATCATCATGGTCCCGTGGCGGCCGGGATAGCTCTTGTCCACGTGCTGGACCTGGATCAGCACCATCGGTCCGCTCCCTTCCCTTGCGCGCGTCCTCAGTCGTACCGGTACCGGTCGATCGACTTTCGGTACAGCGGTTTCCATATGAGTTCGTTGATGGCGATCACGGTCGCGACCAGGACGAGCAGGGCCGCGGTCATGAGCGGCAGCCCGAGCCCGTTCGGCTCGGCATAGCCTAGATCGATCTGCTGACCGATCCCGAAGACCTGGAACAAGTGGCCCGGTCCGCCCTGCAGGTACTCCGCGACGATGAGCGTGTTCCAACCGCCTCCGAATGCGGTGATCGAGCCGGTCACGAGGGCGGTGAGCGTTCCGGGCAGGACGACGCGTCGGAACATCTTGCGTCGATCGAGACCGAAGGAGCGCGCCGCTTCCTCCAGGTCCGGTGGGACCGAGCGGATCCCCGCGAGCAGATTGAAGAACAGATACCAGATCATCCCGGTCATCAGCATCAGGAGCGCCGCTCCCTCCGGAGTGATGTACGGGACGAGCTGGAAGATGATCACCGGAAAGAGCGCGGTGGCGGGGAAGGAGGCGATGATCTCGACCATCGGCAACCCTCCCCGTGCCGCGCGGGGACTCCGCGCGAGATACGCGGCCAGCGGGAGCGCGATCGCCAGGCACAGGAGGTAGGCCGTCACCACCCGAAGGGTGGAGGCGCCCATCGCCAGCGGAAGGAGCACGATCTGGCCGCGGACGCTCGGCGCGATCGTGCCGGAGAAGACGTCATACACCGCGACCCCGAGCGCGATCAGCATGAGCCATACGATCACGAGGAGCGTTCCGAGCGCCACATAGTGTACGGCGGTCCGGACGAACGGCTTGCGCGCCCGTTCCCGCGTCGCGCGAGAGGTGAACGCCGCCAGCTGGACGAACGGGGAGCTCATCCGTGTAACCCCCGAGCGGACCCCCCGGGTGACGTAGGCCGCGGCCCGCCGGAACCGTCGCGGTCCCTCCGTCGTGCGCTCGGCGATCGATTGGCCCGCCGATGTTTGGTCGTATCGGAACCGTTCGGCCCATCGTCCGAGCGGGCGCCAGACCCCAATGTCCAGGAGCACGATGAGGACGATCAGCGGGAGGAGGCCGGCGAGGAACGCGCCCGCTCCCCCACCCGAAGCGGCGATCGACAGATAGCTGCCGATCCCCGGAAGCGGGCTCGTGCCGCTCGTCGTAAAGATCTCGGCCTCCACGAGGAAGAACCAGCCGGCCGTCCAGGACAGGACGGAGTTGTACACGAGACGGTTCACGGTCGCGGGCAGGACGACCCGGCGCAGGCGTTGGAAGCCTCGGGCGCCGAAGGAATCGGCGGCCTCTCGGAGCTCGTTCGGCAGGGTCTTCAACGATTCGTACACGCCGAAGACCATGTTCCAGGCCATGGAGGTGAAGATCAGGAAGATCGACGCGAGGTTCTCGCCGACCGGGCTACCGGGGGTGAGCGCGACGAAGAAGACGATCGCCACGGGAAAGAACCCGAGGATCGGCACGGACTGCAGGATGTCGAGGACCGGGATCATCACGCGTTCCCCGGTCCGATGGGTCGAGGCGTAGTAGCCGTAGGCGAGCGCGAAGCCCAGCGACAGGCAGTAGGCGATGAGCATCCTCGTGAACGAGAAGCTCAGATCGGCCGTCGCGGTCGGGAGGTTCGATAGGAAGCCCGAACCGTTCAACCCGAAGGAATAGACCGCGAGCGGGATCGAGATGACCGCGATCGCCCCATAGACGACCGCGGCCCGGCGCACGGTGGGATCGTTACGCGTCGATGTGCCGAGGGGCGGGAGGCCGCCCGGCCCGGAAGTCTCGGGTTGCTGCATGAGGTCTCCCGGGCATGGCCCGAAGTCGGAGGCTCCTCGGCGTATTTGTGCGGTTTGGTCGAACCGGGGTCCGAGGCCCGAGCCGCCGCGCGCCCGCGAACTCCGCGAACGGCAATCTTATCAACGCGGCCCCACTCGCATATCCGTAGCCCCGTAGTGTAGTGGCCAATCATGCGGGACTCTGGATCCTGCGACGCAGGTTCGAACGCCGAGTGGGTCCGCGAATCCACGCGCCGGAAATCCTGCCGGGGCTACTCCGAATCCTCACGATATCCATGGTTGCGGGGGTGCTCCAGTTCGGCCAATCCGTTCGGGACCATCTCGAACGGGGCTCGCGAGGCAGGGCTTAGGACCCTGTTGCCTAGGGCATTCGCCGGTTCAAAGGGAGGCCCGACGCACGGCGCCGGTCTCCGGAACTTCCGGCCCCCCGCATCCGACCCCACGCGGCCACCGTCTCGGTGAGCCCGATGGAGAGGATCGTCGGCCCCGCCGAGATCCTTTGCCTCTCCGCCGAACACGCGGACCGTCTGTTCGATCACCTGGAGGACGCCGTGCCCACCCGGCCGACGCTGTTCGATCTGTCGTCCCTCCGAGGGGACGAAGCGATCGTCTTCGGGGACTCCCATGGGGATTGGCGCACGGTCGAACGGGTCGTCGACCGGTACGAGGACCCGGCACGGCGACGGCTCCTGATTGGGCTCGGTGATTACCTCGATCGCACGATGGAGGATTGCGGAGCGGGCTCCGTCGCGAGCGCGCTCTACCTGCTCCAGCTCGCGGCGCGGGACCCGGATCGGGTCGTGCTCATCCAGGGAAACCACGAGACCGTACGAACGATCCCATTTAGCCCGGAATCCGTCCGGGGGGAGATCCGCGGACTCTGGGGAGACGATCCCCGACGCTACGAACGGCTGATCGACCTCATGGGACGCGGTCCCCTCGCGGCGTTCCATCCGGCGGGACCGTACCTGGCTCACGCCGGCATTCCCACGGTGGTCGCCGGGAACGACTGGAAGGCCGACTTCGATCGGGTGGACGAGCGATTCGTCGCCGAGATCACGTGGACCGATTGCGCGGCCTCCCGCAATCGACGAGGAGGCGTGGACCCGCTCGACGAAGCGCGTCTGACCGCGTTCCTCGCGCGCGCGGGTCTGACCTTCATGTTGCGCGGCCACGACCCGGATCTCACCGGTCGCCCCGTGTTCCACGAGCGTTGCCTCACCCTCCACACGACCCGCGTGTACGAACGCTTCGGCGGCGTGATCTACGCGCGGATGCCCCTCGATCGACCCCGGATCACGCTCGCGGACGTCCGCGTGGAGCACGTCGAGACCGAGGGAAGGCGCTACCCGGCGCCGGGGCTCGCTCCCGAACGCGGGCCGGCCCGCTAGGGAGCTCCCCGGCTATCGCTGCCGACACTCGGCGGCGCGCGCTTGGGCAGGTACTCTCCCCGACGCTGGCCCGTGACCGCGTAGATCGTCTTCTCTGCGATCTTGCACGCGTGGTCCGCGATCCGCTCGAAGTGTCTCGCTACGAGGAGCTCGTTCGCGATGCGCTGCGTGACGGACGGGTCCGTACGCAGTTCCTGGATGACGATGCGATAGACCGAACGGTTCATCTCGTCGACCTGATCGTCCAGATCGAAGATCGAGCGGGCGAGGTCCCCACGGTCGTTGGCCAGGGCGTCGAGCGCCTTCGCGACCATGCCCTCCGCCAGCCCATCCATCGATCGAAGCAGCTCTCGCAGCTCGTCCTTGTCGTAGGCGCCCTCCGGCGAGGTGAGCCACGCGATGTCGAAGCCGTACCTACCGATCCGGTCGAGGTACGTGATCACCTTGAGGACCGCGGTGGCCTCCCGGAGATCCGGCCCCATCGGCTGGGTCTTCACGATGAAGGCGACCGCCTCCCGCTCGACGTCCTGGTCGAACCGGTCGAGGCGGGCATCGCGGTCGATGACCGATTGCGCGAGGGGCAGGTCGCCGCGCTCGAACGCGAGCCACCCATCGTGGACCATCCCGAGCGCCCACTGCCCCATCTCGATGGCGTGTCCTTTCATCTGCTTCACTTCCACGTCGTGGCCGCGGGGCTCCGCCGCCGGACGGCTTCCGTTCTCGTTCATCCGAACCTTCCTGTGATGTACTCTTCCGTGAGCTTCTCTTTGGGTCGCTCGAACAGTTCCTCCGTGGGTCCGACCTCGATCAGCCGTCCTTGGTAGAAGTACGCCGTTCGATCGGACGCCCGCGCGGCCTGGGCGACGTTGTGCGTCACCAGGATGATCGTGATCTCGTGGCTCAGTTCCTCGAGGGTCGCCTCGACCCGCTGGGTGGAGGCTGGGTCCAGGCTCGACGTCGCCTCGTCCAGGAGCAGCACGCGCGGCCGCACCGCGAGCGCGCGCGCGATGCACAGGCGCTGCTGTTGGCCTCCCGAGAGGGAGAGCGCCGGCTTGTCGAGGCGGTTCTTGACCTCCTCCCACAGGCCGCTGCGTTCGAGCGAGCGTTGGACCTCTTCCTCCACGACGTCCGCCGGCTCGTGCTCGAGCCGCAGGCCGAAGGCGACGTTCTCGAAGACGCTCATCGGGAAGACGGTCGGTCGCTGGAACACCATCCCGATCCGGCGGCGCACCAGGACGGGGTTGATACCCCTCGCGTAGATGTTCTGCCCGAGGTAGAACACCTCCCCACTGACGCTGAGCCCGGGCGACGTTTCGGTCATCCGGTTGAGGGTGCGCACGAAGGTCGTCTTCCCGCAGCCGGACGGTCCGATGATCGCGGTCAGGGACCGGGGCGGGAAGTCGATGGTGATGTCGGTGAGGATGGCGTGCTGCCGCGCCCGCACTCCAAGCCCCCGAGTGGCGAGGACGGTCCCATCGTTGGAAATGGGAGGTGGAGCGCTCATACGAACAGCCCCGCGAGTCTCGTCTGGTAGCGCCATGCGACGATCCGGACGATGATGTTGATGACGATCACGATCATCAGGAGGAGGAACGCGGCCTGGAAGGCGAGGGTGACATCGGCCGGGAGCGGGCTCGTGTACTCCGCGTAGATGACGTAGGTGAGGTAGGACGCGTAGGAGAACGGTCCTGTCGGCGCGAGGGCGCTCGGCTGGACGGTGACGATCACGGTCGCGGTCTCCCCGATGCCGAGCCCGAGGGCGAGGAAGATGCCGTTGAGGATCTGGGGCGTGACGATGGGCCGGGCCACGCGCAGGATGTAGTCGATCGGGCGTGCCCCCGCGCCGAGCGCGGCCTCTCGGATGGTGCGCGGCACGGAGGAAAAGGCAAGGTCCGCCGCGCGGAAGACGTAGGGCGTCATGAAGAACGCCGTCGTGACCGCACCGGCGATGAGGACGAGGCCCCAGCCGAAGTAGAGCACGAACACGACGAACCCCATCATCCCGATGATGATCGCCGGCATCCCGGCGAGCGTGTTGGCGGTCATGCGGACCCACGCGGCCGAGCGCTCGGAGAGGAATTCGGCGGTCGCGATGCCCCCGAAGAGGCCCAGCGTCACCGCCAGCGCGAGCGCGATGACCATGATCCACACGGTGCCCGCGATGGCCGGGAAGAGGCCGAGCGGCTGGGTCGGACCCCCCGTCGTCAAGGTCGCCCAGGTCATCGTCGGAAGGGCCTCTGCGCCGAGCCAGTAAACCATGTCGAGGATCGGGACGATGGCCACGATGAACAGGAGCGGCAACAGGTAGCCGATGTACCGGTCGAAGCCCAGGTTCCATCGGGCGAAACGGCGGCGGGCCTGGGCGAGGTCGGCGAGGCCGACGGGCGCCATCTTCGTCTCCATGCTCGTGGCTACGGCCATCTAGACCACCGTCTCGTGCACGCCCAGCTGCATGACGAACCGCCGAGCGATGATGTTCACCGTGAGCGTGATGGCGGTCAGCAGGATCCCGACCTCGGCGAGCGCGGCGAACTCCTGGGGATTGACGAAGCTCGAGTCCAGGTTCTCGATGATCAGGGCGGAGAGCGTGTTCGTGGTGGAGTAGACGTTCGTCGGGAAGTTCGTGGCCCCTCCGATCAGGAAGGAGACCGCGACCGCCTCCCCGATGGCGCGAGAGAATCCGAGGAGGGCGGCACTCGATATCCCACGGGAACCGTAGCGCAGCGAGACCCGTCGGGTGACCTCCCAGCGGGTCGCCCCGAGGGCGAGCCCGCTCTCCCAGAGCTCTCGCGGCACCGCCCGAAGGGTGTCCCGGATCAGGAGCGTGGAGATGGGGAGGATCATGAGCGTCAGGATGAACACCGTAATGGGGATCCCGAGCCCCGTCGGACTCACCGGTCCCGCGAACCCGGGGAGGAACCCGAGGTTCGCCGCCATCCAGGGCGTCAGGCTCTGCTGGAAGTACGGTCGCAAGATGATGAACGCCCAGAGACCGAACACGATGCTCGGGATGCCCGCGAGGAGATCGACGAACGGGTCGAGGAACCGGGTGGCGATGCGGGGAAGGTAGACCACGGAGGCGATGGCCACGCCGAGGGCGATGAGCATGGCCAACAGGAGGGCCGGGAGCGAGGTGACGAGGGAGCCCACGATGAACGTGGAGACTCCGTAGCTCGATCCCGCGACCCCGGGCGGTTGAACGAGCCAGCTCGAACCGAGGAAATCGAGGACGCTGAAGGGAACCCCGCGGGTCGTCCCGACCATCGCGACCAGGACGATCACGATGATCGCGAGCGGGACGAGCGCCGGGAGCAACTCGAGAATGTGGAGAAGGGCGGAGCCCCCTCCCCCGCCTCCCGACCAACGGCCGGCTGGGGGGCTGGGGGAGGGAGAGGAAGGGGTTTCCGCGTCCGTAGCCGGACGCGGGTCGATCGGTTCGCTCACTCCGGTCTACGCCTCAGCTGCTCACCTGGACCGTTTGCAGCGTCTGGTAGGTCAACGCCACCACGTTGGAGGTCAGTGGTAGGAACCCGAGCGGCGACAGATACACCGGCTGGTTTCCTACCCCGAGCGCCCAGTACAGGAACTGGACCACGTAGTACTGGTGGGACGGGCCCTGCGCGGAACCGGTCGCTTTGATCAGCGTGTACTCCAGGTTCACATCCGGGTAGGGGCTCGGATAGGCCGCCGTCGGCGCCGTTCCGCCTCCGCCTGCGTGCAGGGTGGTCGGACCGTACGGGCTGCCACCCATGATCAGGCTCAGCGCAAGACCGTAGCTCGCGTAGTTCAGCCGGGTCAGGGCGAGGTTCGCGTCCTGGCTGACATTGGCCGAGCTCCAGAGGAGGTAGTTGTTCGGGTTGACTCCGCCAGCCGCCGTGTTGGCGTTGGAGTTGCCGAGCGCCGCGGCGACGAGTCCCTTCGCGATCGAAGCGGCCCGGTAGCTGTTCCCGATGTACGTGATCGAGTTCGGGGTACCGGCGGCCAGCGTGACCAGACCGGCGTTCCCGTTCGCGTACTGGATCTTCGAGTTCAGCGTCCCGCTGAGCTTGGCCGTGCTGTAACCGTGCGTTGCCCAGCCCGCCCACGCCATGTACATGTACGACGTGATCAGGAAGGTATCGCCGCTACCGTCCGACCGGGCGAGCGGCACGATCGCCGCATTCGGCAGTGCGACGCCGGGGTTCGCCGCCTGGATCATCGGGTCGTTCCAGTTGGTGATGTTCCCGTTGTAGATCATCCCGAGCACCGTCCCGTTGATGTTCAGGTGCGCGGTGACTCCGGGCAGATTGTAGAAGACCAGCTGCGAGGAGATCGCCACGGGGATGTTCACGAGGTTCGTCGCGCTCGCATTGGACAGGTACGCATCGGATGCTCCGATGTCGACCAGGCCCGCTTCCGCGTACGACTGCCCGGTGCCGCTCCCCGTACTCGCCGTGCTCAACGCGATCGGTGTGCCGGCGAGCTTCGTGTAGTTGGGGGCCCAGTAGCTGGCCATCAGCGGATAGAGCAGGCTCGACCCCGTCTCCGTGATCGTGACCGCGTTCTTGTTGTTCGACGAGCTGGGAGCGGTGTAGTACCCTACCGCCCAACCCGCGACCACCGCGATGATCGCCACGACGATCACCACGCCGACTCCCGCCGCGGTCATCATCGGACCGCGCCGTCCACCGCCGCTTCGGCGGCTGAGATTCTCCGAGGGGCCGATCCCCCCACTGTTCGTTCCGCTTGGGCTGCTCATCGCCGTTCGTGGCCTCCTACGCTCATCATGGCTCGTGAGGTGAGACGAGCGCCCGAGGGGCTCGCCGAGGTGGGAGAGACCTGCGCGTGATCGAGGGCGACCTCCGCGAGGTCC is from Thermoplasmata archaeon and encodes:
- a CDS encoding ABC transporter permease subunit, with product MAVATSMETKMAPVGLADLAQARRRFARWNLGFDRYIGYLLPLLFIVAIVPILDMVYWLGAEALPTMTWATLTTGGPTQPLGLFPAIAGTVWIMVIALALAVTLGLFGGIATAEFLSERSAAWVRMTANTLAGMPAIIIGMMGFVVFVLYFGWGLVLIAGAVTTAFFMTPYVFRAADLAFSSVPRTIREAALGAGARPIDYILRVARPIVTPQILNGIFLALGLGIGETATVIVTVQPSALAPTGPFSYASYLTYVIYAEYTSPLPADVTLAFQAAFLLLMIVIVINIIVRIVAWRYQTRLAGLFV
- a CDS encoding phosphate ABC transporter ATP-binding protein yields the protein MSAPPPISNDGTVLATRGLGVRARQHAILTDITIDFPPRSLTAIIGPSGCGKTTFVRTLNRMTETSPGLSVSGEVFYLGQNIYARGINPVLVRRRIGMVFQRPTVFPMSVFENVAFGLRLEHEPADVVEEEVQRSLERSGLWEEVKNRLDKPALSLSGGQQQRLCIARALAVRPRVLLLDEATSSLDPASTQRVEATLEELSHEITIILVTHNVAQAARASDRTAYFYQGRLIEVGPTEELFERPKEKLTEEYITGRFG
- the pstC gene encoding phosphate ABC transporter permease subunit PstC is translated as MSEPIDPRPATDAETPSSPSPSPPAGRWSGGGGGGSALLHILELLPALVPLAIIVIVLVAMVGTTRGVPFSVLDFLGSSWLVQPPGVAGSSYGVSTFIVGSLVTSLPALLLAMLIALGVAIASVVYLPRIATRFLDPFVDLLAGIPSIVFGLWAFIILRPYFQQSLTPWMAANLGFLPGFAGPVSPTGLGIPITVFILTLMILPISTLLIRDTLRAVPRELWESGLALGATRWEVTRRVSLRYGSRGISSAALLGFSRAIGEAVAVSFLIGGATNFPTNVYSTTNTLSALIIENLDSSFVNPQEFAALAEVGILLTAITLTVNIIARRFVMQLGVHETVV
- a CDS encoding NADPH-dependent FMN reductase, producing the protein MPSTVHILGISGSLRTHSTNTGLLRAAAGVLPPDTELEIVTLHGIPPYNQDEELAPVDAVRSFKSKVRAADAILFAVPEYNYSVAGVLKNAIDWASRPPTDNVWPDKPVAMIGASVGMMGTGRAQLHLRQSFVTLNMHPLSQPEVQVTFNSKKFDAQGNLTDSDAREHVRALLVAFVAWTRLLRGEPSAPK
- a CDS encoding AAA-associated domain-containing protein, whose product is MTGLLVLLDSHKGDEDVARLADDLDLEIDEILPSLDFAEALDFVQVNDGRSTLTDTGRRFLAGTIRERKAVVRDQLRRTTLFRTLMRALESAPGHRLTDSELLRLVEFTTAPSDEVVQNIVNWGRYAELFRYDADDHLVVAIRRTAPPRAPPTSSSRPAGPGSGPSTASDGTDRSPPRATSAALAVC
- a CDS encoding phosphate ABC transporter substrate-binding protein PstS — its product is MSSPSGTNSGGIGPSENLSRRSGGGRRGPMMTAAGVGVVIVVAIIAVVAGWAVGYYTAPSSSNNKNAVTITETGSSLLYPLMASYWAPNYTKLAGTPIALSTASTGSGTGQSYAEAGLVDIGASDAYLSNASATNLVNIPVAISSQLVFYNLPGVTAHLNINGTVLGMIYNGNITNWNDPMIQAANPGVALPNAAIVPLARSDGSGDTFLITSYMYMAWAGWATHGYSTAKLSGTLNSKIQYANGNAGLVTLAAGTPNSITYIGNSYRAASIAKGLVAAALGNSNANTAAGGVNPNNYLLWSSANVSQDANLALTRLNYASYGLALSLIMGGSPYGPTTLHAGGGGTAPTAAYPSPYPDVNLEYTLIKATGSAQGPSHQYYVVQFLYWALGVGNQPVYLSPLGFLPLTSNVVALTYQTLQTVQVSS
- a CDS encoding type II toxin-antitoxin system VapC family toxin — protein: MIFIDSGAWIALLDQRDGFHRRARAFQGELARGVHGRLVTTDYVLDEAVTYLRQRGPGHLVREFRGILTASESVQVVWTTPDRFWTAWDTLLSRPDKRWSLTDCLSFVTMQALGIRLAFGFDSDFRQAGFELLPGSE
- the phoU gene encoding phosphate signaling complex protein PhoU yields the protein MNENGSRPAAEPRGHDVEVKQMKGHAIEMGQWALGMVHDGWLAFERGDLPLAQSVIDRDARLDRFDQDVEREAVAFIVKTQPMGPDLREATAVLKVITYLDRIGRYGFDIAWLTSPEGAYDKDELRELLRSMDGLAEGMVAKALDALANDRGDLARSIFDLDDQVDEMNRSVYRIVIQELRTDPSVTQRIANELLVARHFERIADHACKIAEKTIYAVTGQRRGEYLPKRAPPSVGSDSRGAP
- a CDS encoding ABC transporter ATP-binding protein gives rise to the protein MVLIQVQHVDKSYPGRHGTMMIMQDISFDVADSDFLAIVGPSGCGKSTLLRLVQGLDRTTAGEIRFRDRPVQGVIPGMAMVFQNFALYPWLTVQQNVAFGLEALGWDRARTAASVERYISVTGLVGFEEAYPRELSGGMRQRVGLARALAVEPAVLLMDEPFSALDPLTAEGLREEVLQLWRDPQLPPDAVLLVTHNIEEAILLADRVLVLSHRPAHVLADVRVELPRPRDRKSEAFYELTDRVYSLITEGPSAPNGPAAKGTALPSAPSTGAPEHESL
- a CDS encoding ABC transporter permease subunit → MQQPETSGPGGLPPLGTSTRNDPTVRRAAVVYGAIAVISIPLAVYSFGLNGSGFLSNLPTATADLSFSFTRMLIAYCLSLGFALAYGYYASTHRTGERVMIPVLDILQSVPILGFFPVAIVFFVALTPGSPVGENLASIFLIFTSMAWNMVFGVYESLKTLPNELREAADSFGARGFQRLRRVVLPATVNRLVYNSVLSWTAGWFFLVEAEIFTTSGTSPLPGIGSYLSIAASGGGAGAFLAGLLPLIVLIVLLDIGVWRPLGRWAERFRYDQTSAGQSIAERTTEGPRRFRRAAAYVTRGVRSGVTRMSSPFVQLAAFTSRATRERARKPFVRTAVHYVALGTLLVIVWLMLIALGVAVYDVFSGTIAPSVRGQIVLLPLAMGASTLRVVTAYLLCLAIALPLAAYLARSPRAARGGLPMVEIIASFPATALFPVIIFQLVPYITPEGAALLMLMTGMIWYLFFNLLAGIRSVPPDLEEAARSFGLDRRKMFRRVVLPGTLTALVTGSITAFGGGWNTLIVAEYLQGGPGHLFQVFGIGQQIDLGYAEPNGLGLPLMTAALLVLVATVIAINELIWKPLYRKSIDRYRYD
- a CDS encoding metallophosphoesterase, yielding MERIVGPAEILCLSAEHADRLFDHLEDAVPTRPTLFDLSSLRGDEAIVFGDSHGDWRTVERVVDRYEDPARRRLLIGLGDYLDRTMEDCGAGSVASALYLLQLAARDPDRVVLIQGNHETVRTIPFSPESVRGEIRGLWGDDPRRYERLIDLMGRGPLAAFHPAGPYLAHAGIPTVVAGNDWKADFDRVDERFVAEITWTDCAASRNRRGGVDPLDEARLTAFLARAGLTFMLRGHDPDLTGRPVFHERCLTLHTTRVYERFGGVIYARMPLDRPRITLADVRVEHVETEGRRYPAPGLAPERGPAR